Proteins encoded within one genomic window of Bdellovibrio bacteriovorus:
- a CDS encoding tetratricopeptide repeat protein: protein MKKYLILLPFMLAGCATILGKRSATEDEQAVILAKRAAEEAELKNAERVLEKGRFKEAQILFKDFYGRHQQSSFYQAARLGEAEALDGMEEYQQAASLYRDVYLRTIQGQPEIAALALYKMSFTYEALGDDEKTIAALLDARKLSEHLPLEVAEAEIPARLAAIYGRQGREQETVDYLSQADKGIAKVLQEQRPQLQPGWLAKTYFQMGLVSTNQISEENFSEFAQGQRWIQVYLFKAMKQNDETWSQRAQEELQNVYRNLFTLVESSQNRDVQSRLGGDLLDLMDQAELYKPILGQKETTYEKNFFSYLAEVRKKLDNVLYGSGETMSLTEESQRLNSIKRAGRVKPDSLLPEEQKSPIPLPPKVVPEEDPNL, encoded by the coding sequence ATGAAAAAATATTTGATCCTTTTACCATTCATGCTTGCAGGATGCGCGACTATTTTAGGAAAGCGTTCTGCAACTGAAGACGAACAAGCCGTCATCCTTGCCAAAAGGGCGGCTGAAGAAGCTGAACTTAAAAATGCCGAAAGAGTTCTAGAAAAAGGCCGCTTTAAAGAAGCGCAAATTCTTTTTAAAGATTTTTATGGTCGCCACCAACAATCTTCCTTTTATCAAGCCGCGCGCCTAGGCGAAGCGGAAGCACTTGATGGCATGGAAGAGTATCAACAAGCGGCGTCTCTTTATCGCGATGTTTATTTGCGCACTATTCAGGGGCAGCCGGAAATCGCGGCTTTGGCACTTTATAAAATGTCTTTCACTTATGAAGCTTTAGGCGATGACGAAAAAACCATTGCCGCTCTATTGGATGCAAGAAAGTTAAGTGAACATTTGCCTTTAGAAGTTGCTGAAGCCGAAATCCCGGCGCGTTTAGCGGCGATCTATGGCCGTCAAGGCCGCGAACAAGAGACCGTGGATTATCTTAGCCAGGCGGATAAAGGTATTGCCAAAGTTCTTCAAGAGCAGCGGCCTCAGCTTCAACCGGGCTGGTTAGCCAAAACTTACTTCCAAATGGGACTTGTCTCGACGAATCAGATATCCGAAGAAAATTTTTCGGAGTTCGCGCAAGGGCAAAGATGGATTCAAGTTTATCTATTTAAGGCCATGAAGCAAAACGATGAGACCTGGTCGCAGCGTGCGCAAGAAGAACTACAGAACGTCTATCGCAATTTGTTCACATTGGTAGAGTCCTCACAAAATCGTGACGTACAAAGTCGCCTGGGCGGAGATCTTTTAGACTTGATGGATCAAGCAGAGCTCTATAAGCCGATTCTGGGTCAAAAAGAAACAACGTACGAAAAAAACTTTTTTAGCTATCTAGCTGAAGTTAGAAAGAAATTAGATAATGTTTTATATGGCAGTGGCGAAACCATGTCGCTCACTGAAGAATCACAACGACTGAACAGCATCAAACGAGCAGGGCGAGTCAAACCCGACTCTCTCTTGCCAGAGGAACAGAAGTCGCCTATACCTCTTCCTCCCAAAGTTGTTCCTGAAGAAGATCCTAATCTGTAG
- a CDS encoding ArsA family ATPase, translated as MSLEIFKNTQVLICVGSGGVGKTTVAASLAVIAAKEGKKVLVLTIDPAKRLAQTLGIEGTKDITKVPNQNFKGEIYASVIDHKKTFDDFVARAAKKSEAVQKIYQNRLYQQLSTNLSGSQEFTALEKLYSVYESKRFDLIILDTPPTKHAIDFLQAPQKLSALFNEGVAKWFRDPEGKKSGFFGQLLQTGTRQVLKILETLTGSNFIRELGDFFLNIEQWQSQLLKRTVDVHRMLVSPTTHFCLVTAFDQAKLKEAEYFSKEIKKGGYHLTTVVLNRVFPYWLDLRSAQKDQNGHEELLRLYSQMRSYYNQKEVLYSKFESSIKKDARVFRIPDLVKDISDLKGLEELSALIVEGEKRA; from the coding sequence ATGAGTCTTGAAATTTTTAAAAACACGCAAGTTCTTATCTGTGTCGGTAGCGGTGGAGTTGGTAAAACAACCGTCGCGGCCTCTTTGGCGGTGATCGCTGCGAAAGAAGGAAAAAAAGTTTTAGTTCTGACCATCGATCCCGCAAAACGTTTAGCGCAGACACTGGGAATTGAAGGAACAAAAGACATCACGAAAGTTCCCAACCAAAATTTCAAAGGCGAAATTTACGCTTCGGTCATTGATCATAAAAAAACTTTCGATGATTTCGTGGCTCGAGCAGCAAAGAAAAGTGAAGCGGTTCAAAAAATTTATCAAAACCGTCTTTATCAGCAGCTATCAACGAATCTTAGCGGTTCGCAAGAGTTCACGGCTTTAGAAAAACTCTATTCCGTCTATGAATCCAAGCGGTTTGATTTGATCATTCTGGATACGCCTCCGACAAAACACGCGATTGATTTCCTGCAGGCACCTCAAAAACTTTCGGCTTTATTTAACGAAGGTGTGGCTAAATGGTTTCGCGATCCTGAAGGAAAAAAATCAGGATTCTTCGGCCAGCTTTTGCAGACGGGCACGCGCCAAGTTCTAAAAATTTTAGAAACTCTGACGGGTTCCAACTTTATTCGTGAATTAGGTGATTTCTTTCTGAACATCGAACAATGGCAAAGTCAGCTTTTAAAAAGAACGGTGGATGTGCACCGCATGCTGGTGTCGCCGACAACCCATTTCTGTCTGGTGACGGCGTTTGATCAAGCAAAGTTAAAAGAAGCAGAGTATTTTTCTAAAGAGATTAAAAAAGGCGGCTATCATCTGACAACTGTGGTTTTGAACCGCGTTTTTCCGTATTGGCTAGACCTCCGTTCGGCACAGAAAGATCAAAACGGGCATGAAGAACTCCTTCGCTTGTACTCGCAAATGCGAAGCTACTACAATCAAAAGGAAGTTCTTTATTCAAAGTTTGAATCGAGCATCAAAAAAGATGCGCGTGTCTTTCGTATTCCCGATTTAGTGAAAGATATTTCTGACTTAAAAGGGCTTGAAGAATTAAGTGCGTTGATTGTCGAAGGGGAAAAGCGAGCATGA
- a CDS encoding ArsA family ATPase, whose protein sequence is MKQEIHFVTGKGGVGKSVIAAALALKKSREGKKVLLVELGDQSFYKDFFDLPDIGFKPTEIRKNLSIALWTGEACLQEYARHLIKVDSLAKLFFENAVMRAFINVAPGLPELAILGKVTSGPRQHGPALPFDVLVVDAFATGHFIALLEAPKGMAQAVQFGPMGEQSRSIDACLRNQDLSKYHIVTLPEELPVKEATELLQRLKAEFSIEANLVVNKMVQTSISEAELKSTQNENSDLGKFAEYLEHQITHQKEMWDKAQEKATSMKAIPLFFETDAWTLTEKVGDSL, encoded by the coding sequence ATGAAGCAAGAGATTCACTTTGTGACCGGAAAAGGGGGCGTGGGAAAGTCCGTTATAGCGGCGGCCCTGGCTCTCAAGAAAAGTCGAGAGGGGAAAAAGGTCCTTTTAGTCGAACTAGGGGATCAAAGTTTCTATAAGGACTTTTTCGACCTTCCGGACATTGGCTTTAAGCCTACTGAAATCAGAAAGAATCTATCCATCGCTTTGTGGACGGGGGAAGCCTGTTTGCAGGAATACGCACGCCATCTGATTAAGGTGGACAGCCTGGCGAAACTTTTCTTCGAAAATGCGGTCATGCGCGCATTCATCAATGTAGCCCCGGGACTTCCCGAGCTTGCGATTTTAGGAAAAGTAACAAGTGGACCTCGACAGCATGGGCCTGCCTTGCCGTTTGATGTTCTGGTTGTGGATGCTTTTGCGACGGGACACTTCATTGCTCTTCTGGAAGCTCCGAAAGGCATGGCGCAAGCAGTGCAATTTGGTCCGATGGGAGAACAAAGCCGCAGCATCGACGCGTGTCTGCGAAACCAGGATCTTTCTAAATACCACATTGTCACTTTGCCCGAAGAGCTTCCAGTGAAAGAGGCGACGGAACTTCTGCAAAGATTGAAAGCCGAGTTTTCGATTGAAGCGAATCTGGTCGTGAACAAGATGGTGCAAACATCCATTTCTGAAGCGGAGCTGAAATCCACTCAGAATGAAAATTCCGATTTAGGAAAATTCGCAGAGTATCTGGAGCATCAGATCACTCATCAAAAAGAAATGTGGGACAAAGCTCAAGAAAAAGCCACTTCGATGAAGGCGATTCCTTTATTCTTTGAAACCGACGCGTGGACCCTCACAGAAAAAGTGGGGGACAGCTTATGA
- the tig gene encoding trigger factor produces the protein MKSNVEKVSNLSRKLSIEVPAAAVESAFNKIYSGIQRDVTIKGFRKGKAPLATIKSIYGDRVKQDVVQELVQKHYAMALSEHKLEPISYPEFEFADPTENKDFSFSANFDVRPDINLKKYEGLEVEKEKFELDNAKVDQVLENIRSSRATFETVTEGRAVKMGDIAVIDFEGFMGGAPLENGSGKNHHLELGAKQFIEGFEEGIVGMKAGETKTLSLKFPDPYHSADLAGKPVEFKVTLNEIKAKVLPELNDEFIKTLGGPSDLEALKKTIKEDLEQTEQKRIDDAFKNRLLKVLVKENPVEVPPSLLKEQKASLVEDFKKRMTEQGMGPNDFASYVDKWDSDFEKTAAEMIQSSFLVDAIAKKHDLFAKKEDLDAKFQEYAQQTNIEEARIREFYGRPEQASRLTYMITEEKVIDFLKKSVKVKEVPAGSLKEEGN, from the coding sequence ATGAAATCGAATGTAGAAAAAGTCTCTAATCTTTCCCGCAAATTGAGCATCGAAGTTCCAGCGGCTGCCGTTGAATCAGCTTTCAATAAAATCTACTCTGGCATCCAAAGAGACGTAACAATCAAAGGGTTCCGCAAAGGTAAAGCACCTTTGGCAACAATCAAAAGCATTTATGGTGACCGCGTAAAACAAGACGTTGTCCAAGAACTTGTTCAAAAACACTACGCGATGGCTTTGAGCGAACACAAACTTGAGCCTATCAGCTATCCAGAATTTGAATTCGCAGATCCAACAGAGAATAAAGATTTTTCTTTCTCTGCAAACTTTGACGTACGCCCTGATATCAACTTGAAGAAGTACGAAGGTTTGGAAGTTGAAAAAGAAAAGTTCGAACTTGATAACGCTAAAGTAGACCAAGTTTTGGAAAACATCCGTTCTTCACGTGCTACTTTTGAAACAGTGACTGAAGGTCGCGCCGTTAAAATGGGTGACATCGCGGTTATCGATTTCGAAGGCTTCATGGGTGGCGCGCCACTTGAAAACGGTTCTGGTAAAAATCACCATCTTGAATTGGGCGCAAAACAATTCATCGAAGGTTTTGAAGAAGGCATCGTAGGGATGAAAGCAGGAGAGACTAAAACTCTTTCTTTGAAATTCCCAGATCCATACCACTCTGCAGACCTTGCAGGAAAACCAGTTGAGTTCAAAGTCACTTTGAATGAAATCAAAGCAAAAGTATTGCCTGAGTTGAACGATGAGTTCATTAAAACTTTGGGCGGCCCAAGCGATCTAGAAGCTTTGAAAAAAACAATCAAGGAAGATCTTGAACAAACAGAGCAAAAACGTATCGACGACGCTTTCAAAAACCGTTTGTTGAAAGTTTTGGTTAAAGAAAACCCAGTTGAAGTTCCTCCATCTTTGTTGAAAGAACAAAAAGCTTCATTGGTTGAAGACTTCAAAAAACGCATGACTGAACAAGGCATGGGACCTAACGACTTCGCGTCTTACGTTGATAAATGGGACAGCGATTTCGAAAAAACTGCGGCGGAAATGATTCAATCTTCTTTCCTAGTTGATGCTATTGCGAAGAAACATGATTTGTTCGCGAAAAAAGAAGATCTAGATGCGAAATTCCAAGAATACGCTCAACAAACGAACATTGAAGAAGCACGCATCCGTGAATTCTACGGTCGTCCAGAGCAAGCAAGCCGTTTGACTTACATGATCACAGAAGAAAAAGTGATCGATTTCTTGAAAAAATCAGTAAAGGTTAAAGAAGTGCCTGCTGGTTCTTTGAAAGAAGAAGGCAACTAA
- a CDS encoding LysR family transcriptional regulator codes for MELNLNHLRYFISAAKAGGLGASAKAHNVSQSAISQAIRKLEEALGCELLIHNRNSFKLTKEGDYLVENSEGLFKQIDFLKDQIQSLNNEVAGKVLLSTSSTVAQFLLPSIVKDLKAPYPKLQLHVSVGDVAFIVSEVKSGRAELGIVIDDGHFAGLERKLLKEGSFTCITSSEVKASIKKPEFLVTRESPGVEELRQVYKRKFHSEPAIAVEVESWEAIVSMAQMGLGVGFVPEFILDYHTKIKVVPQLEDLGKKIRYKMFVVHKGAHQLSRQAEAFLKVLVGK; via the coding sequence ATGGAGTTGAATTTAAACCATCTTAGATACTTTATTTCCGCGGCTAAAGCCGGCGGCTTAGGAGCCTCGGCAAAGGCTCACAATGTCAGCCAATCCGCAATTAGCCAGGCAATCCGCAAGCTTGAAGAAGCTTTAGGGTGCGAGCTTTTGATTCACAACCGCAACTCTTTTAAGCTCACCAAAGAAGGCGATTACCTTGTAGAAAATTCAGAAGGCCTTTTTAAACAGATCGATTTTTTAAAAGATCAAATTCAAAGCCTAAATAATGAAGTTGCGGGTAAAGTGCTTCTTTCAACTTCTTCCACAGTGGCCCAGTTTCTTCTACCATCCATCGTTAAAGACTTAAAAGCGCCATATCCCAAGCTTCAACTTCATGTCAGCGTCGGGGATGTAGCCTTTATCGTTAGTGAGGTAAAAAGCGGTCGCGCTGAGTTGGGCATCGTCATTGATGATGGTCATTTCGCGGGACTTGAAAGAAAGCTTTTAAAAGAAGGAAGTTTCACCTGCATCACTAGTAGCGAAGTTAAAGCTTCGATTAAAAAGCCTGAATTCCTTGTGACGCGCGAAAGTCCGGGGGTTGAAGAGCTACGTCAGGTCTATAAAAGGAAATTTCATAGTGAGCCTGCTATCGCCGTTGAGGTCGAAAGCTGGGAGGCTATTGTTTCGATGGCGCAGATGGGTTTAGGTGTGGGTTTTGTTCCTGAGTTCATTTTGGATTACCACACGAAGATCAAAGTGGTTCCTCAACTTGAGGATTTGGGAAAAAAAATCCGCTATAAGATGTTTGTCGTTCACAAGGGCGCGCATCAGCTGTCTCGGCAAGCCGAAGCCTTCTTAAAAGTCTTGGTTGGAAAATAA
- a CDS encoding helix-turn-helix domain-containing protein yields the protein MATESFSLCHDTLNSLFREKGLSQIAVAEKLHISTKTVQRWSNRTARRIRAELLTDLAAFLEVPAEQLIKNTESFKMRPHDPLLEELLHDSYLQMIRATDNWDGYLRMLRSFQNEDLPSSQALGLFLNMGIATLHVGQMRASRFYLQKGHDLAVTLNDSKALARSHIWSAFREEQAGNLSIALLHLEKAQSFLKSTSSYSLEADLHFCYGRIHAHLRNFHVARTAFRKSLLISVTQKLTTRAAVTYTELAYLQFKFGFYKHATLSFQRALKNAQISGWAHGISVARVGLNLIHSIKAKTRFPQLTKNLMVANTKVDGRLEDLLFQGALLNGDIESANKIVLARIKKSRATPLHFAYAILDAHILSAKNPQNYVLRESLLAKARDTLKRNGIPAV from the coding sequence GTGGCTACCGAATCCTTTTCACTCTGTCATGATACTTTAAACAGTCTCTTTCGAGAAAAAGGCTTGTCGCAAATAGCGGTAGCCGAGAAGCTGCATATTTCTACTAAAACCGTTCAACGCTGGTCGAACCGTACGGCTCGGCGAATTCGTGCTGAACTCTTAACGGATCTTGCGGCTTTTTTAGAAGTTCCCGCAGAGCAATTAATTAAAAATACGGAAAGCTTCAAGATGCGCCCTCATGACCCTTTGCTTGAGGAGCTTTTGCATGATTCGTATCTACAAATGATCCGTGCTACCGACAACTGGGACGGCTATTTAAGAATGTTACGCTCGTTTCAAAACGAAGACCTTCCCAGTTCTCAGGCGCTGGGTCTTTTTTTAAATATGGGTATTGCGACTCTTCACGTGGGACAAATGCGTGCCAGCCGGTTTTATTTGCAAAAAGGCCATGACCTTGCGGTGACATTGAATGATTCAAAAGCGCTTGCCAGAAGCCATATTTGGTCCGCTTTTCGCGAAGAGCAGGCTGGAAACTTAAGTATTGCCCTTTTGCACTTGGAAAAAGCGCAGTCTTTTCTAAAATCCACTTCTTCTTATTCTTTAGAAGCGGATCTTCATTTTTGTTATGGGCGAATCCACGCCCATCTTCGCAACTTTCACGTCGCCAGAACTGCATTTCGAAAAAGTCTTCTGATATCTGTGACACAGAAACTTACGACCCGTGCCGCAGTGACTTATACAGAATTAGCTTACTTGCAGTTTAAGTTTGGTTTTTACAAGCACGCCACTTTGTCTTTTCAGCGTGCACTTAAAAATGCGCAAATCAGCGGGTGGGCTCATGGGATTTCTGTCGCCCGAGTAGGCTTAAATCTAATTCACAGTATTAAAGCGAAAACTCGCTTCCCTCAGCTCACGAAGAATTTGATGGTTGCAAATACCAAGGTTGATGGCCGCCTTGAAGATCTGTTATTTCAAGGAGCCTTGTTGAACGGAGATATCGAAAGTGCCAATAAGATAGTTTTAGCGCGCATTAAAAAATCCCGCGCAACTCCTTTGCACTTTGCTTACGCGATCTTGGATGCTCATATTCTTTCAGCAAAAAATCCGCAGAATTATGTTTTGCGCGAAAGCCTGCTAGCTAAAGCGCGGGATACTTTAAAGCGCAACGGCATTCCTGCCGTTTAG
- a CDS encoding KH domain-containing protein, giving the protein MSSSEKPLVIKRQSRDPWMPENPSKEGVLNQCRDLIEGLLKLNADVPEEMSVMVIPGERTTTFKVDCCQRNMARLIGRNGKTITSIRNIVTAVTSKYGLRAIVDIPFYPQD; this is encoded by the coding sequence ATGTCTTCATCTGAGAAACCACTTGTTATCAAACGTCAAAGCCGTGATCCATGGATGCCCGAAAATCCTTCTAAGGAAGGAGTGCTTAATCAGTGCCGCGATCTCATCGAGGGATTATTGAAGCTCAATGCCGATGTTCCAGAGGAAATGTCCGTCATGGTAATCCCGGGTGAAAGAACCACGACATTCAAGGTGGACTGCTGCCAACGAAATATGGCGCGTTTAATTGGTCGAAACGGAAAAACTATCACAAGCATTCGCAATATCGTGACGGCCGTGACTTCCAAGTATGGCTTGCGTGCCATTGTCGATATTCCTTTTTATCCTCAAGACTAA
- a CDS encoding S41 family peptidase: protein MQSIKRYWKTYILGFALLLTIFIMAETGFQVRAFAQERYADLQNFSKVLNLIQQYYVEPVDTKKLVYGAIKGMLRELDPHTNFMSPDIFKDFETETSGEFGGLGIEISIQNGVLTIISPIEDAPAWEAGIKAGDKVIAVDGHSTKGVSLVEASQLMRGKRGSKVILRVVREGEEKPRDITVTRGSVKIKSVKYTDLGDGFAYVKITSFIENTAKDLQKAIEKHMKENNGNTAGLLIDLRRNPGGLLDQAVKVSDMFLKEGTIVSTIGRNKNDKEVAVATRRGQYTNFPVVILVNEYTASASEIVSGALQDNKRALIVGQRTFGKGSVQSVIKLGDGSGLKLTVARYYTPSGVSIQAEGIHPDIEIDDVDPEAFSKAVVKSQTTREGDIAGHLKGDREKAAEKLDTKQGTEEGALAWWKDVGSKKEEKLSPREALFKRDYQAYQAFSYLKAWGTLKALTR from the coding sequence ATGCAATCGATTAAACGTTACTGGAAAACCTACATCCTCGGATTCGCTCTTTTACTAACGATCTTTATTATGGCTGAAACGGGTTTTCAGGTTCGCGCTTTCGCTCAAGAGCGATACGCAGATTTGCAGAACTTCTCAAAAGTTTTAAATCTTATTCAGCAATACTACGTAGAACCCGTTGATACTAAGAAGTTGGTCTACGGAGCTATCAAAGGAATGCTGCGCGAATTAGATCCCCATACGAACTTTATGTCTCCAGACATCTTTAAAGATTTCGAAACAGAGACCAGTGGAGAGTTCGGCGGATTGGGAATTGAGATTTCCATTCAGAATGGTGTTTTGACGATCATCTCGCCAATTGAAGACGCTCCTGCTTGGGAAGCCGGAATCAAAGCCGGTGATAAAGTGATCGCGGTCGATGGGCACAGTACAAAAGGTGTCAGCTTAGTTGAAGCCTCGCAATTGATGCGCGGAAAACGTGGCAGCAAAGTCATCCTTCGTGTGGTTCGTGAGGGCGAAGAAAAACCTCGTGATATCACTGTGACTCGTGGAAGCGTGAAAATCAAATCTGTGAAGTACACGGATTTGGGTGATGGATTTGCTTACGTGAAAATCACAAGCTTTATCGAAAATACGGCGAAGGATTTGCAAAAAGCGATTGAAAAACACATGAAAGAAAACAACGGCAACACCGCGGGACTTCTGATCGACTTGCGCAGAAACCCAGGTGGTTTGTTGGATCAGGCCGTGAAAGTCAGCGATATGTTCTTAAAAGAAGGAACTATCGTCAGCACAATTGGTCGCAACAAGAACGATAAAGAAGTGGCAGTGGCGACTCGTCGTGGTCAGTACACGAACTTCCCGGTTGTGATCTTAGTTAACGAATACACGGCAAGTGCCAGCGAGATTGTTTCTGGAGCTCTTCAAGATAACAAACGTGCTTTGATCGTAGGTCAAAGAACTTTCGGAAAAGGCTCTGTGCAGTCTGTTATTAAGTTGGGTGATGGCAGCGGTTTGAAATTAACAGTGGCTCGTTACTACACTCCAAGTGGCGTTTCGATCCAAGCAGAAGGAATCCATCCTGATATCGAGATTGATGACGTGGATCCAGAAGCCTTCTCAAAAGCCGTCGTAAAATCGCAAACGACTCGTGAAGGCGATATCGCAGGTCACTTAAAAGGCGACCGTGAAAAGGCGGCAGAGAAACTTGACACAAAACAAGGAACTGAAGAAGGTGCCCTTGCTTGGTGGAAAGATGTCGGTTCAAAGAAGGAAGAAAAGCTTTCTCCGCGCGAAGCATTATTTAAGAGAGATTATCAAGCATATCAGGCATTTAGCTATCTTAAGGCGTGGGGTACTTTGAAGGCCTTGACGCGCTAG
- a CDS encoding murein hydrolase activator EnvC family protein, whose amino-acid sequence MKLFQVLLAVLLSSAMTTSALASTAADTIAKDFEAQKKNLEDAELKQRQVLSALYQLNKKIKKIVTEKGDLSQQRAFLEVNIKNLSQKVDELDQRSKSQKALLAERLRAIYKLGGPSVARFLFSSDSSASLERNLKILGIVAARDLDLIKNYGRDLKELQNKKKMLAQRLESLKAIENKIVAQEKQFRKEQELKGKLLDGIRKSKLFAINKINGLREKSLQYNIEDAGLFDLLFKPSFADQKGALPQPLPGVVTRKFGLMKGEDHPYTISHKGIFISAAKGSPIKSVFEGRISYVGDLPGFGTTLIVDHGDHYYTVYSHAEEVKVGVGDEITQSQVIAQVGESTRESNPGLYFEIRHFSEPYDPQQWMKGL is encoded by the coding sequence TTGAAGCTCTTTCAAGTGCTCTTAGCTGTGCTTCTTTCTTCGGCGATGACGACCTCTGCGCTGGCATCGACGGCGGCGGATACCATTGCTAAAGACTTTGAAGCTCAGAAGAAGAATCTTGAAGACGCCGAGCTTAAGCAGCGCCAAGTGCTTTCAGCTCTTTATCAGCTCAATAAAAAAATCAAAAAGATTGTCACGGAAAAAGGGGACTTATCCCAGCAGCGTGCGTTCTTAGAAGTGAATATCAAAAATCTTTCCCAAAAAGTCGATGAGTTGGATCAGCGCTCAAAGTCGCAAAAAGCTTTGCTGGCAGAAAGATTAAGAGCCATCTACAAGCTAGGCGGACCCTCGGTTGCGCGTTTCCTGTTTTCATCCGACAGTTCAGCCTCCTTAGAGCGCAATCTAAAAATCTTGGGAATTGTGGCGGCTCGCGACTTAGACCTTATTAAAAATTACGGACGCGATCTTAAAGAGCTTCAAAACAAGAAGAAAATGTTAGCGCAACGTTTGGAAAGCCTTAAGGCTATAGAAAACAAAATCGTCGCCCAAGAAAAGCAATTTCGTAAAGAACAAGAACTTAAAGGCAAGCTTCTGGACGGCATTCGTAAAAGCAAGCTTTTTGCGATCAACAAGATCAACGGCCTTCGCGAAAAATCTTTGCAATACAATATCGAAGACGCTGGACTTTTTGATTTGCTCTTTAAGCCTTCCTTCGCAGATCAAAAAGGGGCGTTGCCTCAACCACTTCCGGGTGTGGTTACTCGGAAATTTGGACTTATGAAAGGGGAGGATCACCCCTATACTATTTCACACAAGGGAATTTTTATTTCCGCAGCTAAGGGAAGCCCTATCAAATCTGTTTTTGAAGGACGCATTTCTTATGTGGGTGATTTGCCGGGATTTGGAACCACATTGATCGTGGATCACGGAGATCATTACTACACGGTTTATTCTCACGCTGAAGAAGTGAAGGTCGGCGTCGGTGATGAGATCACCCAGTCGCAAGTGATTGCCCAAGTGGGTGAATCGACTCGCGAAAGCAACCCTGGACTTTATTTTGAAATTAGACATTTTTCCGAACCCTACGACCCGCAGCAGTGGATGAAAGGACTCTAA
- a CDS encoding cell division protein FtsX, whose protein sequence is MRSPQKNWALKISTLVVVTACFAVMGSGLLISQNFRNILTLWGEDVQMTVYLSQDISDQGRQFIENKLKDTGKVGAIHLVNQEKALNDFRAQMASYAPDISQDEELLKLIPASLQVSLASNVSTSDQMQVLKTLAAEVKGLEGVDEVSYGQDWVEKYASLVTTIETTLSLLGFVILAAALFVISNAIRASIQNRKDEIVVLEMIGATAGMIRKPFMIEGAILGLTSSIFGLVFCLLLYTALKGFLVTKLSFLQLGEHIHFISIPALILFVVGGTFLGALASYLCVRRLNDGYAGSRV, encoded by the coding sequence ATGAGATCTCCACAAAAAAACTGGGCGCTAAAAATTTCTACTCTGGTCGTTGTCACGGCTTGCTTTGCCGTGATGGGATCCGGTCTTCTTATCTCTCAAAACTTTAGAAATATTCTGACGTTGTGGGGAGAAGACGTGCAAATGACGGTTTATCTTTCCCAAGATATCTCAGACCAAGGCCGACAGTTCATAGAAAACAAGCTTAAAGATACAGGTAAGGTTGGAGCCATCCATTTGGTTAATCAAGAAAAGGCTCTCAATGATTTCCGTGCGCAGATGGCTAGTTACGCACCGGATATTTCTCAAGACGAAGAACTTTTAAAACTGATTCCCGCAAGCCTTCAAGTCAGCTTAGCTTCCAATGTCAGCACGTCCGATCAAATGCAAGTGCTTAAAACTCTTGCGGCTGAAGTTAAAGGCTTAGAAGGTGTGGACGAAGTCAGCTATGGTCAGGATTGGGTAGAAAAGTATGCCTCTCTGGTCACGACGATTGAGACGACGTTGTCTTTGTTAGGCTTTGTGATTTTGGCAGCGGCTCTGTTTGTTATTTCCAACGCGATTCGTGCTTCGATTCAAAACAGAAAAGACGAAATCGTAGTTTTAGAAATGATTGGCGCTACAGCTGGGATGATCCGCAAACCTTTTATGATCGAAGGGGCTATTCTAGGTTTAACTTCCTCTATTTTTGGTTTGGTGTTCTGTCTTCTTTTGTACACGGCTCTTAAAGGTTTTTTAGTCACGAAACTAAGCTTCTTGCAGCTAGGTGAACACATTCATTTCATCAGCATCCCTGCATTAATACTTTTTGTCGTGGGTGGAACTTTCTTAGGTGCTCTGGCTTCCTATCTTTGCGTTCGTCGTCTTAACGATGGATATGCAGGAAGTCGGGTGTAG